The window AATCCATCCTTTTACCCAAATGGATCCCTGATGAAACAGAGAGGGAGTTTGCTTATCCTGGACGATATACAAAGGTTTTATCGTTCAAACAAAGGATTCACAGAGAGGAAATTGTTGAAAAAAAGAAAGAATGTTTGGAATTCCAGATATTACTTCAAAAAAAAGATTTGAGTGTGTTGTTGATTCCGGGTTATGTAACTTCGCATAACATAGTGATAACAAAATCGAAAGATGATTTCCATCGAATGTATTTATTCCAAGGAGTATTTGCGGAGACGGTTTATTATTTTACGAGAGGTGTTTTGCAACCACTCTCTTCCACACAAAGTTATTTTAAAGAAAAGGAAGTCATCTATTTCTTTAATACCTTACGAGAATCCTATGAATTTAATAAGTTTAAAAGCTAATTTTTATGATTTCAAACCTTTTCCATTGATCTCACGTTTCGTAAGTTTGTTTTGTTTTGTTTTTTGTTTTTTTTGCCACGGCACGAATACAAATCCATTCCAGTTTTGTGATAATTTTAATGATCGACTTGATTGTACAGAACCCAAAACAGAAAACGACTTAGTCCTTTTGGATCGGTCAAAATGGAAAAAAGATAACCCAAATTACGAAGATTTTGGAAACTACTTATATTTTACCGCAAGAGAAACCCCAGGTTTTCGTTTGGTACTTTCCAAACCTTGGAATGGAGTTGGTTCCGATGCATTCAAGAACCAGTACATTGCTTATTTACAGTATGGAAATTCGAAAGAACGAATGGAAGGAAACCAATTCAATCCGAATGCGGTTGTTTCCTTTCATTATTTAGGTGCCCTCTTGAAAGAAGAATTCAGACATTTAGGAATTGATTCCAAACCCTTCCAATTGGAGGCTTTAGGTCCAATTTCACTCAACTATCTTGTGAATGTTCCTGGGATGGAGCCCATCTCCAAACAGCGCACCATCCATTTGCAGTGGAAACCATAAAGTTTTACTTTTATCGTTCGATGTACAAAGCGTTTGGATCAAAGAAAAAATCCATAGGCGTATAATCCAAATACAAAAGAGATAACACTGAAAGTGCGATGGCACCAAACACAGGTATGAGTAAGTTGTCATCAATTAAACCTTTTGCCGTTGTATTGGAAAAAAATTCGGTCGCACATGATACAAGGACAGAGACAAAAACAATGACTATGGGAGTCCATGTAAAACCTTGATGGTCATAAAGGGATAAAAAACTTTCCGGATGGGTTTTCGTGAAAAGATACAAAACGAGTATCGAAAATAAAAACGCTGGGATTAAAAAACCAAACACTCCCTCAATGGACTTTCCATTGTAAAAACGGTGTTTTCCATATTTACTTCCCACATAGGCTGCGAATGGATCTCCGATCACAAGGAATAAAATGGCAAGGATGGCGATTTCTGCTGGGAAAAAACAAACAACAATTAAGTTGGCTAAAAAATAAGGAACAGTTCCATTAAAACGTTTTCGTTCCGATTCTTTCATGAGGAATCCGAAGTATCGATAAAAAAAAGCTTCAAATCCGCTATGGGTCAGTCGCACAATTTCTAAAAGAATCAGCCCCAAAAGAAAAAACCCAAGGCTTGTGACTAGAATTGCCCTTGTTGCATACATCAAATCAAATGCACCTTGGAAAGGATCCAAATACAAAGTTACGGGAATGATGAGGCCAAGTACATGCCAAATTTTACGGAAAAAATTAAATCCTGAATTCATTTTTGATTTACCTACTGGGTCTTGAAGCCATTTTAAATGCTGCTTCTTCATTATTTGCAATTGGGAATAAATTACGAACCCCTGCCATTAGAAAAGCCTGTCTTACGCTTAACGGAAGGTTGATGAGGATGATTTTATGTTTTTGTAAGAACGCTTCTTCGTTTAAGGTTTTAAAGGCGATGATGCCTTGGGTGGTGACCATATTTAGCTCTTCCAAATCCAAGATGACCGATCCATGTTTTAAGGAGTTGGTTACAGATTTGATGCATTTTTCTGCAGTGAAGTTGTTTAGATTTCCCTGTAATTTGGTTACGTATACGGTATCAATTTTTTCAGTGGAAACTACTAAATCGTCTAAACTCATAAATTTTTCTAATTTTCTTATTTCATTCTTGCACTCTATTGCAAGTAAATAAAAGTTTTGGAAGGAAGTGCGATTTGAAGGTTACTGTTGCTCATCTTTATAAAAAACTGGACGAACTTGACCGTGATGTGGTGGAACTGAAAAAACTCACGGATCGGCTTGCTACTGACAGGGAATATTCTCCCATTTTGAAAGAAACATTTTTATCAGAAATGGCTAAGTTAGAAGATCAAAAATCAGAAATTTTGGGTCTTCGAGTGGAAAAACTAGGTTCTACCTTAAAACCTCTCAAATCCAAACCAAACCAAGAAGATCCGAAACCCTTGGAACGAGCCAAAGAAGAAGTGACCCTTTCGCTCCCCCAAGAACCCAAAAAAACAGAACGACCCGTTCGCAAATACTAATCAACTTTAAAGACAGAAAAAAGACAAGGAACCCCAATGATTCGAAACAAACTAATCCATCGAGTGATTTTACTCGGTTTCATTCTCCTACCCCTTATCAATTGTTCCAAGGATACAGAAATCCTAGCGACATTTGATGGTGGTACGGTGACCCGTAGAGAGATGAATTTTGTAATTGAAGCCTCCAAACGAGGGAACACGGAACCACAACCAATTAGTGCCGACATCCAAGGGAAAATTTTGGAAAGCATTGCCCTAGAAAAAATTTTACTGAAAGATGCCATTGCCGCTAAAAAAGTATCAGAAGCTGATGTTGCCAAAATCGAATCGTTAGTAAAAGATTTTTTAAAGCTCAATGTTTATATGCGTGAGTATGTCAAAAATGGTTTGAAATCAAAACCATTAGAATTTATAAACTTACAACTAGCACTCGTTCGTGGTGAAGACGAATCTGAAAACTTAAAAAAAGCACAAGAGTTAGCAGATCGTTTGAATACTCTTTCTGATAAAGAAGTAGCGGTTGAGATTTCAAAAGCGACTGACGATATGACTAGAAAACCTATCGGTGGAAAATTGGAACCTTTTTGTACCAATTGTGCAGAAACTCCATTGGAAGATATTTTAAATGAAGTCCGAATCGTCAAAGAAGGAAAATTCATCGCCTACGCAAAACAAGGTGAAGGTAGAATTGTTTATGTAGTTCGTTCCCTTGGAAAAGAAAAAGTACATCCAGAAAGAC of the Leptospira biflexa serovar Patoc strain 'Patoc 1 (Paris)' genome contains:
- a CDS encoding DUF4416 family protein, which encodes MPQEILERPPGASFFLIVSYENEDTFFELKNLAEKKFSKIMYESILLPKWIPDETEREFAYPGRYTKVLSFKQRIHREEIVEKKKECLEFQILLQKKDLSVLLIPGYVTSHNIVITKSKDDFHRMYLFQGVFAETVYYFTRGVLQPLSSTQSYFKEKEVIYFFNTLRESYEFNKFKS
- a CDS encoding diacylglycerol/polyprenol kinase family protein, with product MNSGFNFFRKIWHVLGLIIPVTLYLDPFQGAFDLMYATRAILVTSLGFFLLGLILLEIVRLTHSGFEAFFYRYFGFLMKESERKRFNGTVPYFLANLIVVCFFPAEIAILAILFLVIGDPFAAYVGSKYGKHRFYNGKSIEGVFGFLIPAFLFSILVLYLFTKTHPESFLSLYDHQGFTWTPIVIVFVSVLVSCATEFFSNTTAKGLIDDNLLIPVFGAIALSVLSLLYLDYTPMDFFFDPNALYIER
- a CDS encoding STAS domain-containing protein, with product MSLDDLVVSTEKIDTVYVTKLQGNLNNFTAEKCIKSVTNSLKHGSVILDLEELNMVTTQGIIAFKTLNEEAFLQKHKIILINLPLSVRQAFLMAGVRNLFPIANNEEAAFKMASRPSR